One window from the genome of Tolypothrix sp. NIES-4075 encodes:
- a CDS encoding sodium-dependent bicarbonate transport family permease, which translates to MDVSLIVSNILNPPVLAFFLGMLAVLLKSDLEIPPPLPKLFSLYLLFAIGFKGGVELVKSGINQEVILTLLAAAFMACVVPVYTFFILRIKLDAYNAAAIAATYGSISAVTFITASSFLTQLGIIFDGYMVAALALMESPAIIVGIVLVNLFAAESGKSEFTWSEVLREACLNGSVFLLVGSLVMGILTGEHGWEKLKPFTQDMFYGVLTFFLLDMGLLAAKRIKDLQKTGAFLILFAILIPIVNAGIALVIAKLIGMPQGDALLFSVLCASASYIAVPAAMRLTVPEANPSLYVSTALAVTFPFNIIVGIPLYLYSINIFWR; encoded by the coding sequence ATGGATGTAAGTCTGATCGTGTCTAACATTTTGAATCCACCTGTTTTAGCTTTCTTTTTGGGGATGTTGGCAGTTTTGCTGAAATCGGATCTGGAAATTCCCCCACCTTTACCGAAGCTGTTTTCATTGTATCTTTTGTTTGCGATCGGGTTCAAGGGAGGTGTGGAATTAGTCAAAAGTGGTATCAATCAAGAAGTAATTCTGACGCTTTTGGCAGCAGCTTTTATGGCGTGTGTTGTTCCTGTTTATACATTTTTTATCTTAAGGATAAAACTTGACGCTTATAATGCGGCAGCGATCGCTGCTACTTATGGTTCTATCAGCGCTGTTACCTTTATTACTGCTAGTTCATTCCTGACTCAACTGGGCATTATCTTTGATGGCTACATGGTTGCAGCACTAGCTTTGATGGAATCGCCAGCAATTATTGTCGGTATAGTTTTGGTGAATTTATTCGCAGCAGAATCAGGTAAAAGTGAATTTACTTGGTCTGAAGTGCTACGAGAAGCTTGTTTAAATGGTTCAGTATTTCTACTAGTTGGCAGCCTCGTCATGGGTATATTGACAGGTGAACACGGTTGGGAAAAGTTGAAACCTTTTACCCAAGATATGTTTTACGGTGTCCTCACCTTCTTTTTACTCGATATGGGATTGCTTGCTGCCAAAAGAATAAAAGATTTACAAAAAACAGGTGCTTTTCTGATTTTATTTGCCATACTTATCCCAATTGTCAATGCCGGAATTGCTTTAGTAATTGCCAAACTGATTGGAATGCCGCAAGGAGATGCGCTTTTGTTTTCTGTCTTGTGTGCCAGCGCTTCTTACATTGCAGTTCCGGCAGCGATGCGGCTAACTGTTCCTGAAGCAAATCCTAGTTTGTATGTTTCAACTGCCTTGGCAGTGACATTCCCATTCAATATCATTGTAGGCATTCCTCTATATTTATATAGCATTAATATCTTTTGGAGATGA
- a CDS encoding RNA-guided endonuclease InsQ/TnpB family protein, whose product MLKVIKIRIYPNAQQQQSLAQAFGSCRWLWNYCLNLMNQTYKQTGKGLSGYEVKKLIPQLKKEHDWLALTYSQCLQQVCLNLGVAFNNFFEKRAKYPRFKSKHGKQSIQYPQNVKVADNHLSLPKIGDISAIIHRTIQGKVKTVTISRNCSNQYFAAILFDDGKDKPESSTEGKAIGIDLGLTHFAVTSDGSKFDNPRILNKYEKNLKIKQQQLSRKQKGSNNRNKARQKVARVHRKINNCREDFLHKLSRRIVNENQVIVVENLNVKGMMQNHCLAKSIQSVGWGMFCTMLKYKAEMEGKITCEVDRFFPSSKTCHVCLNQVGSLPLDVRSWTCESCQTKHDRDINASINIKDEGLRILTRQSPQVGKPFRQSLMGETNMTALPHHGAGSSGTGDKACRPDVSRSNRGRKKSTTTLSAGQEAYCVREASL is encoded by the coding sequence ATGTTAAAGGTGATCAAAATTAGAATATATCCAAATGCTCAACAACAGCAGTCACTAGCGCAAGCTTTTGGTAGTTGCCGTTGGCTTTGGAATTATTGTCTGAATTTGATGAACCAAACATACAAACAGACAGGTAAAGGGTTATCTGGCTATGAAGTTAAAAAGCTAATACCACAACTCAAAAAAGAGCATGATTGGTTGGCTTTAACTTACTCACAGTGCTTACAACAAGTCTGTTTAAATCTGGGAGTTGCTTTCAATAACTTCTTTGAAAAAAGAGCTAAATACCCAAGATTCAAATCAAAACATGGTAAGCAGTCAATACAGTATCCTCAAAATGTTAAAGTTGCAGATAATCATTTAAGTCTCCCAAAAATAGGAGATATATCAGCAATTATTCATAGGACGATTCAGGGAAAGGTTAAAACTGTAACTATATCTAGAAACTGCTCTAACCAATACTTTGCAGCTATTCTCTTTGATGACGGCAAGGATAAACCAGAATCAAGTACAGAGGGTAAAGCAATAGGTATTGATTTGGGATTAACCCACTTTGCCGTCACCAGCGATGGGTCTAAATTTGATAACCCTAGAATACTTAACAAGTACGAAAAGAATTTAAAAATCAAGCAACAGCAACTATCTAGAAAACAGAAAGGTTCTAATAACCGTAACAAGGCAAGACAAAAAGTTGCCAGAGTCCATAGAAAAATAAATAATTGCCGTGAAGATTTTCTACACAAGCTATCTCGTAGGATAGTTAACGAAAACCAAGTGATTGTAGTTGAAAATCTCAATGTTAAAGGCATGATGCAGAATCACTGCCTAGCCAAATCTATCCAGAGCGTTGGTTGGGGAATGTTCTGCACAATGCTTAAATATAAGGCAGAGATGGAAGGGAAGATAACCTGCGAAGTGGATAGATTTTTCCCAAGCTCAAAAACCTGCCATGTGTGCCTTAATCAAGTGGGTAGTTTGCCACTGGATGTAAGAAGTTGGACTTGTGAAAGTTGCCAAACTAAGCATGACAGAGATATCAATGCCAGCATTAACATAAAGGATGAAGGACTACGCATTTTGACACGCCAGTCGCCTCAAGTCGGGAAACCCTTTCGGCAGTCGCTCATGGGGGAAACGAACATGACCGCGCTGCCTCACCACGGCGCTGGCTCCTCTGGAACGGGGGATAAAGCCTGTCGCCCAGATGTAAGTCGCAGTAATAGAGGACGAAAGAAATCTACTACTACGCTTTCTGCTGGACAGGAAGCCTACTGTGTACGCGAAGCGTCACTGTAG
- a CDS encoding glutathione peroxidase — protein MLSNREGQKVPQVTFRTRVNNEWVNVTTDELFANKTVVVFSLPGAFTPTCSSTHLPGYNQMAKAFKENGVDSIICISVNDTFVMNEWAKDQESDNVILIPDGNGEFTEGMGMLVDKTDLGFGKRSWRYSMLVKNGVVEKMFIEPDEPGDPFKVSDAETMLNYINPQATKPKAVSLFTKVGCPFCARAKEMLNHNDIDYEEIVLGQDASTRSLKAVTGATTVPQVFIDGKLIGGSEALEAYFSVK, from the coding sequence ATGTTGTCTAATCGCGAAGGACAAAAAGTACCACAAGTTACCTTCCGTACTCGTGTGAACAACGAGTGGGTGAATGTAACCACCGATGAACTGTTTGCTAATAAGACAGTGGTTGTCTTTTCGTTACCAGGTGCTTTTACACCGACTTGTTCATCTACGCATTTACCTGGTTACAACCAAATGGCAAAAGCCTTTAAGGAAAATGGTGTAGATAGCATCATTTGTATTTCCGTAAATGACACCTTTGTGATGAACGAATGGGCAAAAGACCAGGAGTCAGATAATGTAATATTAATTCCCGATGGCAACGGTGAATTCACTGAAGGCATGGGAATGTTAGTAGATAAGACAGATTTAGGTTTTGGTAAGCGATCGTGGCGCTATTCTATGCTAGTGAAGAATGGCGTGGTCGAAAAGATGTTTATTGAGCCAGACGAGCCAGGAGATCCGTTTAAAGTGTCGGATGCAGAGACAATGCTCAATTACATCAACCCCCAAGCTACAAAACCCAAAGCTGTTTCCTTGTTTACAAAAGTGGGTTGTCCTTTCTGCGCTCGTGCGAAGGAAATGCTGAACCATAATGATATTGATTATGAAGAAATCGTTTTAGGTCAAGATGCTTCCACACGCTCTTTAAAAGCGGTTACAGGTGCGACAACAGTTCCCCAAGTATTTATCGATGGTAAATTAATTGGCGGTTCTGAGGCGCTAGAAGCTTACTTTAGTGTTAAATAA
- a CDS encoding alpha/beta fold hydrolase, which yields MQQLSSTTASPAQFYTWDNYRCAYEVHQPINATPEGIPLLLIHPIGVGLSRQFWQRFCREWYNAGHRNLIYNPDLLGCGESDKPHVAYTPSDWAKQLQHFLQTVVQKPVILVVQGALFPVAIELVQREALFIAALVLSGPPAWAVITKQSPKWQQKLTWNLLDSPFGNLFYRYARRKEFLRSFSIRQLFASSDAVDEEWLNTLIAGAENTQTRYAVFSFLAGFWRQDYSQAISSIKQPTLVVVGETASSISQAGKKESPDERLADYLASLPQGQGIKVTGRNVPPYESTAEFVKDITPFIDEVSKS from the coding sequence ATGCAACAATTATCTTCAACAACAGCATCTCCCGCTCAATTTTACACTTGGGATAATTACCGCTGTGCTTACGAAGTTCATCAGCCAATTAATGCAACCCCAGAAGGTATTCCCCTGCTTTTAATTCATCCTATCGGTGTTGGGTTATCGCGCCAATTTTGGCAGCGATTTTGCCGCGAATGGTATAATGCAGGTCATCGCAATTTAATTTACAATCCTGATTTACTTGGATGCGGTGAAAGTGATAAACCTCATGTGGCTTATACTCCTAGTGATTGGGCAAAGCAGTTGCAACACTTTTTGCAAACTGTGGTACAGAAACCTGTAATTTTAGTGGTGCAAGGTGCTTTATTTCCTGTTGCTATAGAATTAGTTCAAAGAGAAGCACTCTTTATTGCTGCACTTGTGCTTTCTGGTCCTCCAGCTTGGGCAGTAATTACGAAACAATCACCAAAATGGCAGCAAAAATTAACTTGGAATTTGTTAGATTCACCTTTTGGTAATCTATTTTATCGATATGCGCGACGTAAAGAGTTTTTACGTTCTTTCTCAATTCGCCAACTTTTTGCTTCAAGCGATGCTGTTGATGAAGAATGGTTAAATACTTTAATTGCAGGTGCAGAAAATACCCAAACTCGTTATGCAGTGTTTTCTTTTTTAGCTGGATTTTGGCGACAAGATTATAGTCAGGCAATTTCCTCCATCAAACAACCAACTTTGGTAGTAGTTGGCGAAACCGCTTCTAGCATCAGCCAAGCAGGTAAAAAAGAATCACCAGATGAACGCTTGGCGGATTATCTCGCTAGTTTACCTCAAGGTCAGGGAATCAAAGTGACTGGACGAAATGTCCCACCATATGAATCTACCGCTGAATTTGTTAAGGATATAACCCCATTTATCGATGAAGTTTCTAAAAGCTAG
- a CDS encoding SDR family oxidoreductase has protein sequence MNIAIIGCGYVGYAIAQYWQQNSYDVVTATTTTPERVPALQSVAQKVVVVSGNDPEALQSVLQNQDVVLLSVGPKDANLYEETYLHTARNLVSVLRQIPSVRHLIYTGSYSVYGDRNGAWVSEETPVAPANSNGEILKGTEDVLLSAESENLRVCILRLGGIYGPDRELVKIFSRAPGTTRPGNGEDVTNWIHLDDIVGAIEFVRQHNLQGIYNLVDDAHLQSRELLDTLFAKHNLPSVQWDSSRDSNRPYNAKVSNQKIKDAGYQLIHPQMIF, from the coding sequence ATGAATATTGCAATCATTGGTTGTGGTTATGTAGGTTATGCGATCGCTCAATATTGGCAACAAAATTCATATGACGTTGTCACAGCCACTACAACCACTCCCGAACGTGTTCCAGCGCTTCAATCAGTAGCCCAAAAGGTTGTAGTAGTCTCAGGAAATGACCCAGAAGCTCTACAATCGGTATTGCAAAATCAAGATGTTGTACTGTTGAGTGTTGGTCCTAAAGATGCCAATCTTTACGAAGAAACTTATCTACACACCGCCAGAAATTTAGTTTCTGTCTTGCGGCAGATTCCGAGTGTAAGACACTTGATATATACAGGAAGTTATTCTGTCTACGGTGACAGAAACGGTGCTTGGGTTTCGGAAGAAACACCTGTTGCACCTGCCAATTCCAATGGAGAAATTCTCAAGGGAACTGAGGATGTGCTGCTATCAGCAGAAAGCGAAAATCTCCGGGTTTGTATTTTACGATTGGGAGGAATTTATGGACCAGATAGGGAATTGGTAAAAATATTTAGTCGCGCTCCTGGTACAACCCGTCCCGGTAATGGTGAGGATGTAACTAATTGGATTCACCTTGATGATATTGTCGGTGCGATTGAGTTTGTCCGTCAACATAATTTACAAGGTATTTATAACTTGGTTGATGACGCACATCTTCAAAGTCGAGAATTACTTGACACTTTGTTTGCAAAACACAATTTACCTTCAGTTCAATGGGATTCTTCAAGAGACAGTAATCGCCCGTATAATGCGAAAGTGTCGAATCAAAAGATAAAAGATGCTGGATATCAATTGATTCATCCACAAATGATTTTTTAG
- a CDS encoding glutathione peroxidase has product MSSTISDITVKTINGEDKQLNEYAGKVLLIVNVASLCGYTPQYEGLEKLNQMYRDAGLRILAFPCNDFGEQEPGSNQEIVQFCTSNYGVTFELFDKVHAKGSQQHPLYARLTNAVEPTGPISWNFEKFLVSKQGEVVARFKSSVKPYSPDLIATLEGELVK; this is encoded by the coding sequence ATGAGCAGCACAATTTCTGATATTACAGTCAAAACCATCAACGGTGAGGATAAGCAACTAAACGAGTACGCTGGTAAGGTACTCCTAATTGTCAATGTCGCTTCTCTGTGCGGTTATACCCCCCAATATGAGGGACTGGAAAAATTGAATCAGATGTATCGAGATGCGGGGTTACGTATCCTAGCGTTCCCCTGTAATGATTTTGGTGAGCAGGAACCAGGAAGCAATCAAGAAATTGTTCAATTCTGTACAAGCAACTATGGCGTTACTTTTGAGCTATTTGATAAAGTTCATGCTAAAGGTTCCCAGCAGCACCCACTTTATGCACGACTCACTAATGCTGTAGAGCCAACCGGACCGATTTCTTGGAACTTTGAAAAATTTTTAGTCAGCAAGCAAGGTGAGGTAGTAGCTCGATTTAAAAGTAGTGTAAAGCCATATTCACCAGATTTAATTGCCACTCTGGAAGGGGAATTAGTAAAATAG
- a CDS encoding GNAT family N-acetyltransferase, with product MSANFSLTSFPKLETERLFLHQETSKDAEAVFAVFSDPKVTQFHDLDTFTLIEEAFGVIERRAKRFEMRRGIRWGITHKQDNTLIGSCGFTWNQQAIGADMGYELASTYWRQGIMTEALQTILQFAFDEMRLSVVTAEVMLDNIASKKLLSKLGFQSRGVLKQHGFWKGQYHDLEQFVLTNTQSNAISTSSDNNDHSN from the coding sequence ATGAGCGCAAATTTTTCATTGACCTCTTTCCCAAAGCTAGAAACAGAACGTCTTTTTCTACATCAAGAAACCTCAAAGGATGCTGAAGCCGTCTTTGCTGTGTTTTCTGACCCAAAAGTGACTCAATTTCATGACCTAGATACATTCACTCTTATCGAGGAGGCATTCGGTGTCATTGAGCGACGGGCTAAACGATTTGAAATGAGACGTGGAATACGATGGGGAATTACGCATAAGCAAGATAATACCTTAATTGGTTCCTGTGGGTTTACATGGAATCAACAAGCAATCGGTGCTGATATGGGTTATGAACTTGCCAGCACCTATTGGAGACAAGGCATTATGACGGAGGCATTGCAAACTATTCTCCAATTCGCATTTGATGAGATGCGCTTATCTGTAGTTACTGCCGAAGTCATGTTGGATAATATTGCTTCTAAGAAACTATTGTCCAAGTTGGGGTTTCAGAGTCGGGGTGTGCTGAAACAGCATGGATTTTGGAAGGGACAGTATCATGATTTAGAGCAATTTGTACTAACCAATACCCAGAGCAATGCCATCTCTACCTCCTCTGACAATAATGATCATTCTAATTGA
- a CDS encoding pentapeptide repeat-containing protein: protein MSELERYYRVLELEPGATLEEVNQAYKDLVFVWHPDRIPLDNLRLQQKAQDKLKAINEARDKLRSFKAKYQVSQTSSTPQQKKPSERTQQPPKKSSDLSGKDYSRANLSNKDLSGRNLSYSNLNGANLSDTFMHKVNLRGADLSEANLFRANLLLADLREANLRNANLIGADLSGADLRGADFTGARIRSGDRLLVKLIGANLTGAIMPDGTVHA from the coding sequence ATGAGCGAGCTGGAGCGGTACTATAGAGTCTTGGAATTAGAACCCGGAGCAACACTGGAGGAAGTAAACCAAGCTTACAAAGATTTGGTTTTTGTGTGGCATCCCGATCGCATTCCCTTAGATAATCTCCGCTTGCAACAAAAAGCACAAGATAAGCTGAAAGCAATTAATGAAGCTCGTGATAAATTGCGCTCTTTTAAGGCAAAGTATCAAGTTTCACAAACTTCATCGACTCCTCAACAAAAAAAGCCTTCCGAACGAACTCAGCAACCACCAAAGAAAAGCTCAGACTTGAGTGGCAAAGACTACAGTCGGGCAAATTTGAGCAACAAAGATTTATCTGGCAGAAACCTGAGTTACTCTAACTTGAATGGAGCTAATCTCAGCGATACTTTTATGCACAAAGTTAATCTTAGAGGTGCCGATTTATCGGAGGCAAATTTGTTTAGGGCAAATTTACTTTTAGCCGATCTTCGAGAAGCTAATTTGCGGAATGCGAACTTGATTGGAGCGGATCTCAGTGGAGCAGATTTGCGGGGAGCCGACTTTACAGGAGCAAGAATTCGCTCAGGCGATCGCCTGCTTGTAAAACTAATTGGTGCTAATTTGACTGGTGCAATTATGCCTGATGGTACAGTTCATGCCTAA
- the aroF gene encoding 3-deoxy-7-phosphoheptulonate synthase: MINAKLASQSHPQHQTIVKVSEKVAFGGKELVIIGGPCTVESLEQMETVAEKLSAAPVQALRGGVYKPRTSPYAFQGMGEEGLEILAGVRSHYNIPVVTEVMSISQIEAIATHADMLQVGSRNMQNFDLLKALGQAGKPILLKRGLAATIEEFVMAAEYILSHGNPNVVMCERGIRSFDDYTRNVLDLGAVAALKQITHLPVIVDPSHAVGKRELVAPVAKAAVACGADGLIIECHPEPEKSVSDARQALSLEDMVDLVDSLRLVAAAVGRIIPEVGVGFKPAPIFCAA; encoded by the coding sequence GTGATTAATGCCAAACTAGCCTCACAATCTCATCCTCAGCACCAAACAATCGTCAAAGTCTCCGAAAAAGTCGCTTTTGGCGGCAAAGAACTGGTGATTATCGGCGGACCTTGCACGGTGGAAAGCTTAGAGCAAATGGAAACAGTCGCCGAAAAGCTATCTGCTGCGCCCGTACAAGCTTTACGTGGCGGTGTCTACAAGCCGCGAACGTCACCCTACGCTTTTCAGGGAATGGGAGAAGAAGGACTGGAAATTTTGGCTGGAGTGCGATCGCATTACAATATCCCAGTCGTCACCGAAGTTATGTCAATCTCCCAAATTGAAGCGATCGCCACCCATGCTGATATGCTTCAAGTTGGTAGCCGCAACATGCAAAACTTCGATTTACTCAAAGCTTTAGGACAAGCGGGTAAGCCAATACTCCTCAAGCGTGGTTTAGCCGCAACAATTGAAGAATTCGTCATGGCAGCCGAATATATTTTAAGTCACGGCAACCCAAATGTGGTAATGTGCGAAAGAGGTATTCGCAGCTTTGATGATTACACCCGCAACGTCTTGGATTTAGGCGCAGTAGCGGCTCTCAAGCAAATTACTCACTTACCCGTAATTGTCGATCCTTCCCACGCCGTAGGCAAACGCGAATTAGTAGCACCTGTGGCGAAAGCGGCGGTAGCTTGTGGTGCAGATGGGTTAATTATCGAATGTCACCCAGAACCGGAAAAATCCGTTTCTGACGCCCGTCAAGCGCTGTCTTTAGAAGACATGGTGGATTTAGTTGATAGCTTAAGACTCGTAGCCGCCGCAGTTGGGCGGATTATACCAGAAGTAGGGGTAGGTTTCAAGCCTGCCCCTATTTTTTGTGCGGCTTGA
- a CDS encoding caspase family protein has product MTEQTTQIPNLYALLIGIDYYLPGKLPDGSFYPSLGGCVRDIKRVEDYLKKTQKPKQIFKLTSSNTDATEPPEPQDQLPTYENIVAKFHAITEIAQKDDQVYIHYSGHGGRAKTIYPELKGAGQPDEALVPMDIAKTNQRYLRDVEIATLLKKMVNKGLVVTVVFDSCHSGGTTRGDTAIRGLEGEPDTTSRPTDSLVASRQELIQNWLELTGGTARKANAGDWLPKSRDYVLLAACRPSEYAFESVFNGNESNGALTYWMLDTLNNPSPDLTYKSLYDRVYAKVQSQFQTQTPMLFGEGERQVFGRSYANVHYTVNVLKVDTARNRVQLDAGIAQGLGEGARFAIYAPGTTDFSEKNKPLAIAQVTADITPGDAWAAIEPDSRSGDIEQASPAIMLSAPIALVRRVRLFEKQEDTTNQLPKNQVLPSELLKIQTTALTAVKAAIPRIGKGWVELVSKGEHYQVAINTSGEYEICDRNGTPYPNLRPALLVGDADAAENVVKRLVHLTKYQAVQELENLSVLTNKLVVQLTDKDKKPLADPTKQTLQTGENTFLYIKNESDQDLNVVVMDLQSDWAISQFDILEDGASFVPFAPGQEEWISLSFKLPEGYQEGKDILKVFATVGPAKFRWLELPSLDKPIQARNAAFDEYDENTPRGGGDPLDKLLEAISADPDEIPPTREVQVMASNRGWTTKTVTITVKAN; this is encoded by the coding sequence ATGACTGAACAAACAACTCAAATACCCAACTTATACGCTTTATTGATTGGTATTGACTACTATCTACCAGGTAAATTGCCAGATGGCAGTTTTTATCCGAGCCTTGGAGGATGTGTACGCGATATTAAACGGGTAGAAGATTACCTCAAAAAGACGCAGAAGCCGAAGCAAATCTTTAAGCTGACATCTTCTAATACCGATGCTACGGAACCACCCGAACCTCAAGACCAATTGCCTACTTACGAAAATATCGTAGCGAAGTTTCACGCCATTACTGAGATAGCGCAAAAAGATGACCAAGTTTATATTCATTATTCTGGTCATGGGGGACGTGCAAAGACAATTTATCCAGAATTAAAGGGTGCGGGACAACCGGATGAAGCGCTTGTACCGATGGATATTGCCAAAACAAACCAACGGTATCTCCGAGACGTTGAAATTGCAACACTCCTGAAAAAGATGGTGAATAAGGGGTTAGTTGTGACAGTGGTGTTTGATAGCTGTCACTCTGGAGGTACTACACGAGGGGATACGGCAATTCGAGGATTGGAAGGAGAACCGGACACGACATCACGACCTACAGACAGCTTAGTAGCATCCCGTCAGGAATTGATCCAAAACTGGCTTGAACTTACAGGGGGAACAGCTCGCAAAGCTAATGCAGGTGATTGGCTTCCAAAATCGCGAGATTATGTTTTATTGGCAGCTTGTCGCCCTTCGGAGTATGCTTTTGAGTCTGTATTCAATGGTAACGAGAGTAACGGAGCGCTTACCTACTGGATGCTAGATACTTTAAATAACCCAAGTCCAGACTTGACATATAAATCACTTTACGATCGCGTTTACGCTAAAGTCCAAAGTCAATTTCAAACCCAAACGCCGATGCTATTTGGCGAGGGTGAACGTCAAGTTTTTGGCAGAAGTTACGCAAACGTACATTATACAGTAAATGTTCTCAAGGTAGATACTGCTAGAAATCGGGTGCAATTAGATGCAGGTATAGCACAGGGACTTGGTGAAGGGGCAAGATTTGCTATTTATGCACCAGGTACAACAGATTTTAGCGAGAAAAACAAGCCATTAGCGATCGCCCAAGTTACGGCAGATATTACTCCCGGTGACGCTTGGGCTGCGATCGAGCCAGATTCGAGAAGTGGAGATATTGAGCAAGCATCTCCGGCAATCATGTTATCAGCCCCGATTGCACTTGTGCGGCGAGTTCGTTTGTTTGAGAAACAAGAAGATACCACCAATCAACTACCGAAAAATCAGGTTTTACCGTCAGAATTGCTGAAAATTCAAACAACTGCACTGACAGCAGTCAAAGCTGCGATTCCGAGAATTGGCAAAGGTTGGGTAGAGTTAGTATCTAAAGGTGAACACTATCAAGTTGCGATTAATACTTCAGGCGAGTATGAAATATGCGATCGCAACGGTACGCCATATCCCAATTTACGACCAGCGCTGTTAGTAGGCGATGCGGATGCAGCGGAAAACGTAGTCAAGCGCTTAGTTCATCTTACTAAATACCAGGCTGTCCAAGAACTGGAAAATCTTTCAGTTTTAACTAACAAATTGGTAGTTCAGTTAACTGATAAAGACAAAAAGCCATTAGCTGACCCTACTAAGCAAACATTGCAAACTGGAGAAAATACATTTTTATATATCAAGAATGAGTCTGACCAAGACCTGAATGTTGTCGTCATGGATCTCCAATCAGATTGGGCTATTTCTCAATTTGACATATTAGAAGATGGGGCATCTTTTGTACCTTTTGCTCCCGGACAAGAAGAATGGATTTCTTTAAGTTTTAAACTGCCAGAGGGGTATCAAGAAGGTAAAGACATCTTAAAGGTATTTGCGACAGTTGGACCTGCTAAGTTTCGCTGGCTAGAATTACCATCTCTCGACAAACCGATTCAAGCCAGAAACGCAGCATTCGATGAATACGACGAGAACACGCCAAGAGGCGGTGGCGATCCACTTGATAAACTTCTGGAAGCTATTAGTGCCGATCCTGATGAGATACCTCCTACCCGTGAAGTACAAGTTATGGCTTCAAATCGAGGCTGGACGACAAAAACTGTGACAATCACTGTGAAAGCGAATTAA